The following are encoded together in the Pseudodesulfovibrio indicus genome:
- the corA gene encoding magnesium/cobalt transporter CorA, translating to MARFLNNRDQTAGLPPGSLIFVGQRKTDVPILRMIDYDGETLREETVADSDVLRPCLTSDSTSWLNVDGLHDPEVMRRVGDAFAIPPLVLEDIVNTGHRPKLEEYPDLLFTTLKMLSLDEEENRIQAEQLSCVLTGKCLITFQEQPGDVFEPVRDRIRRQSGRLRQRGPDYLLYALLDRVFENYLKVVEVLGERIEEFDEEVLDDPSAELLEEINAYRREMAYIRKAVRPAREIALKLVRTENGLVADETLPFLRDLLDLAEQVSDAVEIYREMLGDHLNSYNMAVSNRLNDVMKFLTIFATIFIPLSFLAGVYGMNFEVMPELRYPYGYFILLGFMACVAIGMLLYFRKKKWL from the coding sequence ATGGCCAGATTCCTCAACAACCGCGACCAGACCGCAGGCCTCCCGCCGGGCTCCCTGATCTTCGTGGGCCAGCGCAAGACCGACGTCCCGATCCTGCGGATGATCGACTACGACGGCGAAACCCTGCGCGAGGAGACGGTCGCGGATTCCGACGTGCTCCGGCCCTGCCTGACCAGCGACTCCACCTCCTGGCTCAACGTGGACGGGCTGCACGACCCCGAGGTCATGCGCCGTGTGGGCGATGCCTTCGCCATCCCGCCCCTGGTCCTGGAGGACATCGTCAACACCGGCCACCGGCCCAAGCTGGAGGAATACCCGGACCTGCTCTTCACCACCCTCAAGATGCTCTCCCTGGACGAGGAGGAGAACCGCATCCAGGCCGAGCAGCTCTCCTGCGTGCTGACCGGCAAGTGTCTGATCACCTTCCAGGAGCAGCCGGGCGACGTGTTCGAGCCGGTGCGCGACCGCATCCGGCGACAGTCCGGCAGGCTGCGCCAGCGCGGCCCGGACTACCTGCTCTACGCCCTGCTCGACCGCGTGTTCGAAAACTATCTCAAGGTCGTCGAGGTGCTGGGCGAGCGCATCGAGGAGTTCGACGAGGAGGTCCTGGACGACCCGTCCGCCGAGCTGCTGGAGGAGATCAATGCCTACCGCAGGGAGATGGCCTACATCCGCAAGGCCGTGCGCCCGGCGCGGGAGATCGCCCTCAAGCTGGTGCGCACCGAAAACGGCCTGGTGGCCGACGAAACCCTGCCGTTCCTGCGCGACCTCCTGGACCTGGCCGAGCAGGTCAGCGACGCGGTGGAGATCTACCGCGAGATGCTCGGCGACCACCTGAACAGCTACAACATGGCGGTCTCCAACCGCCTCAACGACGTCATGAAGTTCCTGACCATCTTCGCCACCATCTTCATCCCCCTGTCCTTCCTGGCCGGGGTCTACGGCATGAACTTCGAGGTCATGCCCGAGCTGAGGTACCCCTACGGCTACTTCATCCTGCTCGGTTTCATGGCCTGCGTGGCAATCGGCATGCTCCTGTACTTCAGAAAGAAGAAATGGCTCTGA
- a CDS encoding lipopolysaccharide assembly protein LapA domain-containing protein produces the protein MDTPNNTPVTPAKPEQTLWQKIRTGFEVLVVLLWVVFLIQNTEQTQVSFLWMTLTISRIVMLLGTLGIGMIIGALLCYRLCVKRARKKQQPPYGYGQ, from the coding sequence ATGGACACCCCGAACAACACCCCCGTCACCCCGGCCAAGCCCGAACAGACCCTGTGGCAGAAGATCCGCACCGGCTTCGAAGTGCTGGTGGTCCTCCTGTGGGTCGTGTTCCTGATCCAGAACACCGAGCAGACCCAGGTCTCCTTCCTGTGGATGACCCTGACCATCTCCCGGATCGTCATGCTCCTCGGCACGCTCGGCATCGGCATGATCATCGGCGCGCTGCTCTGCTACCGGCTGTGCGTCAAGCGGGCCAGGAAGAAACAACAGCCTCCCTACGGCTACGGACAGTAA
- a CDS encoding succinylglutamate desuccinylase/aspartoacylase family protein: MTRASVKMGGQAVAAGTSKTILLPVPDTSLRQGSVMPVHLFHGRREGPSLFVCAAIHGDELNGIEIIRRLTRLKRLKQLAGTLYAIPIVNVYGFLANTRYLPDRRDLNRFFPGKEGGSLASELASVFFENVVRRCGYGIDLHTASNHRKNLPHIRGDMADAEVLSMAEAFGAPLALDMAPMEGSLRAAAMESGIKVLLFEAGEALRFDEFSIRAGLRGITSVLESLGMLPAGKRSRKRVPLQIATDRAWCRAPASGLFRATARLGQHVRKGEVLGAIHDPFGSRSADLVAPKDGMIIGDQSLGAVYKGDAIMHIASFDAPRQAQASVDEYSEMVMDDRRAR, encoded by the coding sequence ATGACCAGAGCTTCCGTGAAGATGGGCGGCCAGGCCGTTGCCGCCGGGACATCCAAGACCATCCTGCTCCCGGTGCCCGACACCTCCCTGCGCCAGGGATCGGTCATGCCGGTCCATCTTTTTCACGGACGGCGCGAAGGCCCCTCCCTGTTCGTCTGCGCGGCCATCCACGGCGACGAGCTGAACGGCATCGAGATCATCCGGCGGCTGACGCGGCTCAAGCGGCTCAAGCAGCTGGCCGGGACCCTCTACGCCATCCCCATCGTCAATGTGTACGGGTTCCTGGCCAACACCCGCTACCTGCCCGACCGGCGCGACCTGAACCGGTTCTTCCCCGGCAAGGAGGGCGGGTCCCTGGCCTCGGAGCTGGCCTCGGTCTTCTTCGAAAACGTGGTCCGGCGGTGCGGCTACGGCATCGACCTGCACACCGCGTCCAACCACCGCAAGAACCTGCCCCACATCCGGGGCGACATGGCCGACGCCGAGGTCCTGTCCATGGCCGAGGCGTTCGGCGCGCCCCTGGCCCTGGACATGGCCCCCATGGAGGGGTCCCTGCGGGCGGCGGCCATGGAGAGCGGAATCAAGGTCCTGCTCTTCGAGGCGGGCGAGGCGCTCCGGTTCGACGAGTTTTCCATCCGCGCGGGGCTGCGCGGCATCACTTCGGTATTGGAGTCATTGGGCATGCTTCCGGCGGGCAAGCGGTCGAGAAAGCGCGTTCCGTTGCAGATCGCCACGGACAGGGCGTGGTGCCGCGCACCGGCCAGCGGGCTGTTCCGGGCCACGGCCCGGCTCGGCCAGCACGTGCGCAAGGGCGAGGTCCTGGGCGCCATCCACGACCCCTTCGGCAGCCGCTCGGCGGACCTGGTCGCGCCCAAGGACGGCATGATCATAGGCGATCAGTCCCTGGGCGCGGTTTATAAAGGCGACGCCATCATGCACATCGCGTCCTTCGACGCCCCGCGCCAGGCGCAGGCCTCGGTGGACGAGTATTCCGAGATGGTCATGGACGACCGCAGGGCGCGGTGA
- a CDS encoding mechanosensitive ion channel family protein, translating into MDFTVTAGWFVRIVLAAAVGAGALALIRLLRRGDSDRWSELREQLSRSLKRRLAVFLTVFASVVALSILFPPSHLGPAWSGQAGAALNTAWVVLTAWGCSLVLAALTGVVGWKYDMEAEDNLGARQVQTKVRILHRILVVVIWFAAAAAVLMQFERFRMLGGTMLASAGVLSIVLGISAQKTFGSIIAGIQIAFTHPINLDDVVIVEGEWGRIEEITFTYVVVRLWDQRRLVVPITYFTETVFQNWTKKSAEIIGSVFIHVDYATPLEPVREELRRLCEGAGRLWDGKTCVLQVTDAGTESITLRALVGAPDAPRAWDLRCLVREGLIAFLKEHHPDCLPRRRVVLENTGDVTDE; encoded by the coding sequence ATGGATTTCACGGTGACGGCGGGCTGGTTTGTGCGGATCGTTCTTGCGGCGGCGGTGGGGGCGGGCGCCCTGGCCCTGATCCGGCTGCTTCGGCGGGGGGATTCGGACCGCTGGAGCGAACTGCGGGAGCAGCTCTCGCGGTCCCTGAAGCGCCGTTTGGCCGTGTTCCTGACGGTCTTCGCCTCGGTGGTCGCCCTGTCCATCCTGTTTCCGCCGTCGCACCTCGGCCCGGCCTGGTCCGGTCAGGCCGGGGCGGCGCTGAATACGGCCTGGGTGGTGCTGACGGCCTGGGGGTGCTCCCTGGTGCTGGCCGCCCTGACCGGCGTGGTCGGCTGGAAGTACGACATGGAGGCAGAGGACAACCTGGGCGCGCGCCAGGTCCAGACCAAGGTGCGCATCCTGCACCGTATCCTGGTGGTCGTGATCTGGTTTGCGGCGGCCGCCGCCGTGCTCATGCAGTTCGAGCGGTTCCGGATGCTTGGCGGGACCATGCTCGCCTCGGCGGGCGTGTTGAGCATCGTGCTCGGCATCTCGGCGCAGAAGACCTTCGGCTCGATCATCGCGGGCATTCAGATCGCCTTCACCCATCCCATCAACCTGGACGACGTGGTCATCGTCGAGGGCGAGTGGGGGCGCATCGAGGAGATCACCTTCACCTACGTGGTGGTCCGGCTGTGGGACCAGCGGCGGCTGGTGGTGCCCATCACCTATTTCACGGAGACCGTGTTCCAGAACTGGACCAAGAAGTCCGCCGAGATCATCGGTTCGGTCTTCATCCACGTGGACTACGCCACGCCCCTGGAGCCGGTGCGCGAGGAATTGAGACGGCTGTGCGAGGGGGCCGGTCGGCTGTGGGACGGCAAGACCTGCGTGCTCCAGGTGACCGACGCCGGGACCGAGAGCATCACCCTGCGCGCCCTGGTCGGCGCGCCGGACGCGCCGCGCGCCTGGGACCTCCGTTGCCTGGTGCGCGAGGGGCTGATCGCGTTCCTCAAGGAGCACCACCCCGACTGCCTGCCCCGGCGGCGGGTGGTTCTTGAGAATACGGGGGATGTTACGGATGAATGA
- a CDS encoding PLD nuclease N-terminal domain-containing protein produces the protein MSGFGGLLGLAVLVLDVWALVKIFQSGAGTGSKVLWIVLVLVFPIIGFLLWLLLGPKG, from the coding sequence ATGAGCGGATTCGGCGGATTACTCGGACTGGCTGTCCTGGTGCTGGACGTGTGGGCCCTGGTCAAGATCTTTCAGAGCGGGGCGGGAACCGGCTCCAAGGTCCTGTGGATCGTGCTGGTGCTGGTCTTCCCGATCATCGGCTTCCTGCTCTGGCTGCTGCTCGGCCCCAAGGGCTGA
- a CDS encoding YceI family protein, protein MKTYTRTLLTAVALLLAVALSTPALAQTWNVDPDHSAAHFSIRHMMIAQVRGMFPAVTGTIDFDKDTPAAFDIAIDVNSIDTGVDARDTHLKSGDFFDVEHHPSMTFKSTSVAKGDKGWTVKGDLTIKGKTRPVDLTVTGLDDPRVDPWGNTRRGATALFSVDRRDFGIDWNAPLDGGGFMIGNTVNIAVDLEAIMPK, encoded by the coding sequence ATGAAGACATACACCCGCACCCTGCTGACGGCCGTCGCCCTGCTGCTGGCCGTCGCCCTGTCCACCCCGGCCCTGGCCCAGACCTGGAACGTGGACCCGGACCACTCCGCGGCCCACTTCTCCATCCGCCACATGATGATCGCCCAGGTGCGCGGCATGTTCCCCGCCGTCACCGGAACCATCGACTTCGACAAGGACACCCCCGCCGCCTTCGACATCGCCATCGACGTGAACTCCATAGACACCGGCGTGGACGCCCGCGACACCCACCTCAAGAGCGGCGACTTCTTCGACGTCGAGCACCACCCGTCCATGACCTTCAAGAGCACATCCGTGGCCAAGGGCGACAAGGGCTGGACCGTCAAGGGCGACCTGACCATCAAGGGCAAGACCCGGCCCGTGGACCTGACCGTCACCGGCCTGGACGACCCGCGCGTCGACCCATGGGGCAACACCCGGCGCGGCGCCACCGCCCTGTTCTCCGTCGACCGCCGCGACTTCGGCATCGACTGGAACGCCCCGCTCGACGGCGGCGGCTTCATGATCGGCAACACCGTCAACATCGCGGTGGACCTCGAAGCCATCATGCCCAAGTAA
- the rimK gene encoding 30S ribosomal protein S6--L-glutamate ligase gives MKIVILSRKSSLYSTQALVDAGKAAGHTVEVINPLRCYMNITSHNPSIHYKGESVDNVDAVIPRIGASITFFGCAVVRQFEMMGVYSLNESIAITRSRDKLRSLQLLSRKGIGLPVTGFASSTKFTGDLIDLVGGAPLVVKLLEGTQGIGVVLAETRHAAESVIQAFQGLNANILVQEYIKESKGTDLRCLVVGGKVVAAMKRTAGKGDFRSNIHRGGTAEPVRITPEERSTAVRAARIMGLNVCGVDLLRSNHGPVVMEVNSSPGLEGIEKATGINIAAKIIEFIEKNAKPGKTKTRGKG, from the coding sequence ATGAAGATCGTCATCCTGTCGAGAAAGAGCAGCCTGTACTCCACCCAGGCCCTGGTGGACGCCGGAAAGGCGGCGGGCCATACCGTGGAAGTCATCAATCCCCTGCGCTGCTACATGAACATCACCTCCCACAACCCCTCCATCCACTACAAGGGAGAGAGCGTGGACAACGTGGACGCGGTCATCCCGCGCATCGGCGCGTCCATCACCTTTTTCGGATGCGCGGTGGTGCGCCAGTTCGAGATGATGGGCGTCTACAGCCTGAACGAATCCATCGCCATCACCCGCTCGCGCGACAAGCTGCGCAGCCTCCAGCTCCTCTCGCGCAAGGGCATCGGCCTGCCCGTCACCGGGTTCGCCAGCTCCACCAAGTTCACCGGCGACCTCATCGACCTGGTGGGCGGCGCGCCCCTGGTGGTCAAGCTCCTTGAAGGAACCCAGGGCATCGGCGTGGTCCTGGCCGAGACCCGGCACGCGGCCGAGAGCGTCATCCAGGCGTTCCAGGGCCTGAACGCCAACATCCTGGTCCAGGAATACATCAAGGAATCCAAGGGCACGGACCTCCGCTGCCTGGTGGTGGGCGGCAAGGTCGTGGCGGCCATGAAGCGCACCGCGGGCAAGGGCGACTTCCGCTCCAACATCCACCGCGGCGGCACCGCCGAACCGGTGCGGATCACCCCGGAGGAACGGTCCACCGCGGTCCGGGCCGCCCGGATCATGGGCCTCAACGTCTGCGGCGTGGACCTCCTGCGCTCCAACCACGGCCCGGTGGTCATGGAGGTCAATTCCTCCCCCGGCCTGGAGGGCATCGAGAAGGCCACCGGCATCAACATCGCGGCCAAGATCATCGAATTCATCGAAAAGAACGCCAAGCCCGGCAAGACCAAGACGCGCGGCAAGGGATAG
- a CDS encoding PAS domain S-box protein gives MEKDELALSRQRIAELEARLYGLETKWRSVLESMPQIVVSLDSAGKVIFANRHFLELTGWEFEEIYQKDWFQLCLPETVRDSVRAIFLQSLELGEVGPHSCHVNEIVTRRGKVRKVSWFNVITRETDGGKMEVTSIGFDLTAQEEANALAQASEERLTLALEAANYVVWDLDCATEEVYVSPQLYDLLGLDRGELAPTYEAWMGLVHPDDRPGFEASLREAIRDEAGFEREVRLLTGSGLMKWFLIRGKAVRSGTGSGSPRMAGTLLDIHDTKTAEEELRRAKMAADLANSALRVNMAHLRTLMETMPELVWVKDVNGVFLFCNHRFERLYGATEEEIVGRTDYDFVDRELADFFREHDRKAIAMGGPYTFEETVTYSDDGHVEELETIKTPLYGDNGKLVGVLGVARDITERKRIADRLKESEVRFKALHNASFGGIVIHDKGLILDTNLGLSEISGYSVDELIGMDGLLLIAESSRKKVMDNILAGYEKPYEVMGLRRNGEEYPLRLEARNIPYKGKAVRVVEFRDITERRRAEAELRDSEQRHRVIIENSPLGMIRFSEQGIILDCNDRFVEMMGSSREALLGFNTLRQSDPDMRRALGVAINGSPSSYEDYYTSVTGNKATFLHVQFNPVNPGQSPTEVIATLEDFSQRKQAQDALERAKEQAEAYSRSKTEFLTNMSHEIRTPLNGIMGMLQLIQASGTTPEQAEYTDAALQSSRRLMNLLSDILDLSRVEAGKLVMREVPFDLVETCEQVCDLFKLTATQTGVRLDCRLGDGVPREVFGDSVRLQQVLTNLLGNAFKFTTQGAVSLSAHRLADDRDGRYRLLFTVADTGMGIPDDKVDTLFDAFTQVSQGYTRQHQGAGLGLSICRNLVSLMGGSMAIDSEEGRGTTLYVSIPLGRGEPQERQMPEPETLPEQRIDGLSVLMAEDERVNSLVMQRVLEKEGHRVVSVENGWELLETLRAGTYDVVLMDIQMPVMDGVETSLAIRAGRAGKENASIPIVAVTAYAMVGDREKFLEAGMDGYLVKPIEVDKLQRILAGVHRGGR, from the coding sequence GTGGAAAAGGACGAGTTGGCACTGAGCAGACAGCGGATCGCCGAACTGGAAGCCAGGCTCTACGGCCTGGAGACCAAATGGCGAAGCGTACTCGAATCCATGCCCCAGATCGTGGTCAGCCTCGACTCGGCGGGAAAGGTCATTTTCGCGAACCGACATTTCCTGGAGCTGACCGGCTGGGAGTTCGAGGAGATCTACCAGAAGGACTGGTTCCAGCTGTGTCTGCCCGAGACGGTGCGCGATTCCGTGCGCGCCATCTTCCTTCAGTCCCTTGAGCTGGGCGAGGTGGGGCCGCATTCCTGCCACGTCAACGAGATCGTCACCCGCCGGGGAAAGGTGCGCAAGGTCTCCTGGTTCAACGTCATCACCCGGGAGACCGACGGCGGGAAGATGGAGGTGACCAGCATCGGCTTCGACCTCACCGCCCAGGAGGAGGCCAATGCCCTTGCGCAGGCCAGCGAGGAGCGGCTGACCCTGGCCCTGGAGGCGGCCAACTATGTGGTCTGGGACCTGGACTGCGCCACCGAGGAGGTCTACGTCAGCCCGCAGCTCTATGACCTGCTCGGCTTGGACCGAGGCGAGCTGGCGCCGACCTACGAGGCCTGGATGGGCCTCGTGCACCCCGACGACCGGCCCGGGTTCGAGGCTTCCCTGCGGGAGGCCATCCGCGACGAGGCGGGGTTCGAGCGCGAGGTGCGCCTGCTCACCGGCTCGGGGCTGATGAAGTGGTTCCTGATCCGGGGCAAGGCCGTGCGTTCCGGAACCGGTTCCGGCTCCCCTCGTATGGCGGGCACCCTTCTGGACATCCACGACACCAAGACCGCCGAGGAGGAGCTGCGCCGGGCCAAGATGGCTGCGGACCTCGCCAACAGCGCCCTGCGCGTGAACATGGCCCACCTGCGGACCCTGATGGAGACCATGCCGGAGCTGGTCTGGGTCAAGGACGTCAACGGCGTGTTCCTGTTCTGCAACCACCGCTTCGAGCGTCTCTACGGGGCCACGGAGGAGGAGATCGTGGGCCGCACCGACTACGATTTCGTGGACCGGGAGCTGGCCGACTTTTTCCGCGAGCACGACCGCAAGGCCATCGCCATGGGCGGGCCGTACACCTTCGAGGAGACCGTGACCTACAGCGACGACGGCCACGTCGAGGAGCTGGAGACCATCAAGACGCCGCTCTACGGTGACAACGGCAAGCTCGTCGGCGTGCTCGGCGTGGCCCGCGACATCACCGAGCGCAAGCGCATCGCGGATCGCCTCAAGGAGAGCGAGGTACGCTTCAAGGCCCTGCACAACGCCTCCTTCGGGGGCATCGTCATCCACGACAAGGGGTTGATTCTCGACACCAACCTGGGCCTCTCCGAGATTTCCGGCTACTCCGTGGACGAGCTCATCGGCATGGACGGGCTGCTGCTCATCGCCGAGTCCTCTCGCAAGAAGGTCATGGACAACATCCTGGCCGGGTACGAGAAACCCTACGAGGTGATGGGGCTGCGCAGGAACGGCGAGGAGTACCCCCTGCGTCTGGAGGCGCGGAACATCCCCTACAAGGGCAAGGCGGTCCGGGTCGTGGAGTTCCGCGACATCACGGAGCGCAGACGGGCCGAGGCCGAGCTGCGCGACAGCGAGCAGCGGCACCGGGTGATCATCGAGAATTCGCCGCTGGGCATGATCCGGTTCAGCGAGCAGGGGATCATTCTCGACTGCAACGACCGGTTCGTGGAGATGATGGGGTCCTCGCGCGAAGCGCTCCTCGGGTTCAACACCTTGCGCCAGTCGGACCCCGACATGCGCCGCGCCCTGGGCGTGGCCATCAACGGCAGCCCGTCGTCCTACGAGGACTACTACACCTCGGTGACCGGCAACAAGGCGACCTTCCTGCACGTCCAGTTCAACCCGGTGAACCCCGGCCAGTCGCCCACCGAGGTCATCGCAACCCTGGAGGACTTCTCCCAGCGCAAGCAGGCCCAGGACGCCCTGGAACGGGCCAAGGAGCAGGCCGAGGCGTACAGCCGGTCCAAGACGGAATTTCTGACCAACATGAGCCACGAGATACGGACTCCGCTCAACGGTATCATGGGCATGCTCCAGCTCATCCAGGCCTCGGGGACGACCCCGGAGCAGGCCGAATACACCGACGCCGCGCTGCAATCCTCCCGGCGGCTGATGAACCTGCTCTCCGACATCCTGGACCTGTCCCGGGTGGAAGCGGGCAAGCTGGTCATGCGCGAGGTCCCCTTCGACCTGGTGGAGACCTGCGAGCAGGTCTGCGACCTGTTCAAGCTGACCGCCACCCAGACCGGAGTGCGCTTGGACTGCCGCCTGGGGGACGGCGTGCCCAGGGAGGTTTTCGGCGATTCGGTGCGGCTGCAGCAGGTGCTGACCAACCTGCTGGGCAACGCCTTCAAATTCACCACCCAAGGGGCCGTGTCGCTTTCGGCCCACCGGCTTGCCGACGACCGTGACGGTCGGTATCGCCTCCTGTTTACAGTGGCCGATACCGGCATGGGCATCCCGGACGACAAGGTCGACACGCTGTTCGACGCCTTCACCCAGGTCAGCCAGGGGTACACCCGCCAGCACCAGGGCGCCGGGCTCGGGCTGTCCATCTGCCGGAATCTCGTCTCCCTCATGGGCGGAAGCATGGCCATCGACAGCGAAGAGGGGCGCGGCACCACGCTGTACGTGTCCATCCCACTGGGGCGGGGCGAGCCGCAGGAGCGCCAGATGCCCGAGCCGGAAACTCTGCCCGAGCAGCGTATCGACGGGCTGTCCGTGCTCATGGCGGAGGACGAGCGGGTCAACAGCCTGGTCATGCAGCGGGTGCTCGAAAAGGAGGGCCACAGGGTGGTTTCGGTGGAGAATGGCTGGGAGCTCCTCGAAACGTTGCGCGCCGGGACCTACGACGTGGTCCTCATGGACATCCAGATGCCGGTCATGGACGGGGTGGAGACCTCCCTGGCCATCCGCGCGGGCAGGGCGGGCAAGGAGAATGCGTCCATC
- a CDS encoding SLC13 family permease produces the protein MFIPSPPNAHAAAVLLLTGLALVLFSREKLPLETSSLVVLVLLAVGFEVFPYADGGHALRAVDFFLGFGNEALVAVCALMIAGQGILRTGALDPVGRILARFWRVSPKLSLLLTLLLGGFISAFINNVPVVVLLLPVLISVSLKTGDSAARVLMPMGFSTLLGGTATTIGTSTNLLVVSVAMEMGLPRFGMFDFMAPAVLAGGVGVLYLWLVAPRLLPKKDICIADASPRIFTAHLAVAEGGPLDGKPLLRALELTDGKMKISALERGEGNQVMLLPDVILAPGDHMVVSDTPERLKEFETVLHGTLYPVGSEDQPVSEDNPLHEEDQQIAEIAVYQGSRLEGTTLNNYHFAERAGVIALAIHRSGKRFERVRDHVSDLRLQSGDILLVQGPRRNIEELKRSTDFLVLDSTMDLPYSRKAPLALAIMLAVILAAAAGLLPIAISATVGALLMILTGCLTWRDASRALSVQVVLIVVTSLALGTAMIRTGGAQYLGSVFVALSGGAGPTVALSGLMLLMALLTNIISNNATAVIGTPIAVSIAAQMGLPPQPFVLAVLFGANMSYATPMAYKTNLLVMNAGEYAFADFLKVGIPLVLIMWGAFSFLLPFYYL, from the coding sequence ATGTTCATTCCCTCTCCGCCCAACGCCCACGCCGCCGCCGTGCTCCTGCTGACCGGCCTCGCCCTGGTCCTCTTCAGCCGCGAAAAGCTCCCCCTGGAGACCTCCAGTCTGGTCGTCCTCGTCCTCCTGGCCGTGGGGTTCGAGGTCTTCCCCTACGCCGACGGCGGCCACGCCCTGCGGGCGGTGGACTTTTTCCTCGGCTTCGGCAACGAGGCCCTGGTGGCGGTCTGCGCCCTGATGATCGCCGGACAGGGCATCCTGCGCACCGGCGCGCTGGACCCCGTGGGCCGCATCCTGGCCCGGTTCTGGCGGGTCAGCCCCAAGCTCTCCCTGCTGCTGACCCTGCTCTTGGGCGGATTCATCAGCGCCTTCATCAACAACGTGCCGGTGGTGGTCCTGCTGCTTCCGGTGCTGATCAGCGTGTCGCTCAAGACCGGAGATTCGGCCGCGCGCGTGCTCATGCCCATGGGGTTCTCCACCCTGCTCGGCGGCACGGCCACGACCATCGGCACGTCCACCAACCTGCTGGTGGTCTCGGTGGCAATGGAGATGGGGCTGCCCCGGTTCGGGATGTTCGACTTCATGGCCCCGGCGGTCCTGGCCGGGGGAGTGGGCGTCCTCTACCTCTGGCTGGTGGCCCCCAGGCTGCTGCCCAAGAAGGACATCTGCATCGCCGACGCTTCGCCCCGCATCTTCACCGCCCACCTGGCCGTAGCCGAGGGCGGCCCCCTGGACGGCAAGCCGCTGCTCCGGGCCCTGGAGCTGACCGACGGGAAGATGAAGATTTCGGCCCTGGAGCGGGGCGAGGGCAACCAGGTCATGCTCCTGCCGGACGTGATCCTCGCGCCCGGCGACCACATGGTGGTCAGCGACACCCCTGAGCGGCTCAAGGAGTTCGAGACCGTGCTCCACGGCACCCTCTACCCGGTGGGTTCCGAGGACCAGCCTGTCAGCGAAGACAACCCGCTGCACGAGGAGGACCAGCAGATCGCGGAGATCGCCGTGTACCAGGGGTCCCGGCTGGAGGGGACGACCCTGAACAACTACCATTTCGCGGAGCGGGCCGGGGTCATCGCCCTGGCCATCCACCGCTCGGGCAAGCGGTTCGAGCGCGTCCGCGACCACGTGAGCGACCTGCGCCTCCAGTCCGGCGACATCCTGCTGGTTCAGGGGCCGCGCCGGAACATCGAGGAGCTCAAGCGCAGCACGGACTTCCTGGTGCTCGACTCGACCATGGACCTGCCCTACTCGCGCAAGGCCCCCCTGGCCCTGGCCATCATGCTCGCCGTGATCCTGGCCGCGGCGGCGGGGCTGCTGCCCATCGCCATCAGCGCCACCGTGGGCGCGCTGCTCATGATCCTGACCGGCTGCCTGACCTGGCGGGACGCCTCCCGCGCCCTGTCGGTCCAGGTGGTGCTCATCGTGGTCACCAGCCTGGCCCTGGGTACGGCCATGATCCGCACGGGCGGGGCGCAGTATCTCGGCTCGGTGTTCGTGGCCCTGTCCGGCGGCGCGGGGCCGACCGTCGCCCTGTCCGGGCTGATGCTGCTCATGGCGCTGTTGACCAACATCATCTCCAACAACGCCACGGCGGTCATCGGCACGCCCATCGCCGTGTCCATCGCCGCCCAGATGGGGCTGCCGCCCCAGCCTTTCGTGCTGGCCGTGCTGTTCGGCGCGAACATGAGCTACGCCACGCCCATGGCCTACAAGACCAACCTGCTGGTCATGAACGCGGGCGAATACGCCTTCGCCGATTTCCTCAAGGTGGGCATACCCCTGGTCCTGATCATGTGGGGCGCGTTTTCGTTCCTGTTGCCTTTCTATTACTTGTGA
- a CDS encoding ATP-dependent zinc protease: MKKIREPKMIIGWREWLALPDLNVPAIKAKVDTGARTSALHAFDVVPFERDGVPHVAFNVHPLQGDDDLVIPCAAPLVDRRNVTNSGGQSQKRYVIATTLLIAGRSWPIELTLTNRDEMKFRMLLGRNAMSGRLVVDPSLSMQGGGKHGKKAYENKR, translated from the coding sequence ATGAAAAAGATACGAGAACCGAAGATGATCATCGGCTGGCGCGAGTGGCTCGCCCTCCCGGACCTCAATGTCCCGGCCATCAAGGCCAAGGTGGACACCGGGGCCAGGACCTCCGCCCTGCACGCCTTCGACGTGGTCCCCTTCGAGCGGGACGGCGTCCCCCACGTGGCCTTCAACGTCCATCCGCTCCAGGGCGACGACGACCTGGTCATCCCCTGCGCCGCGCCCCTGGTGGACCGCAGGAATGTCACCAATTCGGGTGGACAAAGCCAGAAGCGGTATGTCATAGCGACCACCCTGCTCATCGCGGGCAGGTCCTGGCCCATTGAACTGACCCTGACCAATCGGGACGAAATGAAGTTCCGCATGCTCCTCGGCCGGAACGCCATGTCCGGCCGGCTCGTCGTCGATCCCTCCCTGTCCATGCAGGGCGGCGGCAAACACGGGAAAAAGGCATACGAGAACAAACGCTAG